The Kiritimatiellaceae bacterium genome contains a region encoding:
- a CDS encoding sulfatase-like hydrolase/transferase, translating into MKFGLLSMCKPATALLPAKVKKASGGRLLPGRISAVRFSLLFAPAWLALTSSPAEAQTAKPNILLILADDMGFSDIGCYGSEIQTPNLDALAQRGIRFSNFYNNSVCQPSRSSIMKGAYVQQPASGALGNDLGARLKENGYATLFVGKNHSSGATTASYRMRYTMDGGAENHFNPGVQRVGETQIPAHRFTQVSNITPVYDWTIDNVGVNVIDGIYKFPTNHYSTVTFANKGIEYLDTQVATNEPFFLYLSFTAPHYPIHALPEDKAAYTNVYDIGWDTIRTRRFARQKKLGLFADNVALSPAVPGQKDWAGLSADAKADYADRMQTHAAMIHRIDIEVGRVLAKIESMGRLDNTIIMFLSDNGADNSDASYTTDTNATRPDTTSQTSYVLIGTEWANVADTPFRLHKNTVYEGGTHTSCILAWPGLLPASRQGEWNPTLAHVMDILPTFLEAANITLPSNIEGKSLKPVVQTGTRTGGAAHAYLAGQYSETLTLRQGDYKIVSFEGRNWGLYNLATDPTEIHDLSANPAYATTLAALVASYDDWATKGGTTVRIWANSNQGQLGSYDGGPAVVGAKPVPGNGGAITMSGNNITFTAATDAESPQSALEYSAFYSYRNDLTTVDDVLAWAIPISSGWVLNTTSLGGIQYKPIAGGQTVYPYVLVADPQKNRAVYGPGTYTVPVSGNIPVPGKITAITPVEPSSVTVTWTQGTDAQDATLSYALITSDQNNIDTVRKALTYGNFVTPFTLGLTTATAFNVPRGTNYFAVLVRDTDRNIVITPLDSAVSSSSAKLTIGACSTYADYVARRGSPSGLTDPSGDANGNGLRNIVEYSLGADPLASGASPTITALEGTPGDRRLVFSADRDRQDIRYRVVANSSLNFIGDRTVLFDSGTTPWSFNAAGKAVVPDPGAFSRRYIRLEVENLRP; encoded by the coding sequence ATGAAGTTTGGATTACTTTCTATGTGTAAACCGGCGACTGCTTTACTACCAGCAAAAGTGAAAAAAGCTAGCGGCGGCAGGTTGCTTCCGGGCCGGATCAGCGCGGTACGGTTTTCTCTTCTTTTTGCTCCGGCCTGGCTCGCACTAACCAGTTCTCCAGCCGAAGCGCAAACCGCAAAGCCCAACATTCTGCTCATCCTTGCTGATGACATGGGCTTTTCAGACATTGGATGCTACGGATCTGAAATCCAGACGCCCAATCTGGACGCTCTTGCCCAGCGCGGCATTCGTTTTTCAAACTTCTACAACAACTCCGTATGCCAGCCCTCACGAAGCTCCATCATGAAAGGCGCCTATGTGCAGCAGCCCGCTTCCGGCGCTCTCGGCAACGACCTCGGCGCACGCCTAAAGGAAAACGGTTACGCCACACTGTTCGTCGGCAAGAACCACAGCAGCGGGGCGACCACAGCTTCATATCGTATGCGATACACCATGGATGGCGGAGCGGAGAATCACTTTAACCCCGGCGTTCAGCGCGTCGGCGAAACCCAGATTCCGGCTCATAGGTTCACGCAGGTCAGTAACATCACACCCGTATACGACTGGACCATTGATAATGTCGGCGTGAATGTCATAGACGGAATCTACAAATTCCCCACCAATCACTACTCCACCGTCACGTTTGCCAATAAGGGTATTGAGTATCTCGACACGCAGGTCGCCACCAACGAACCTTTCTTCCTTTATCTCTCTTTCACCGCTCCTCACTACCCGATTCATGCCCTGCCCGAAGACAAGGCCGCCTACACCAATGTTTATGATATCGGCTGGGACACCATTCGCACCCGGCGTTTCGCCCGCCAGAAAAAACTCGGTCTGTTTGCAGATAATGTGGCTCTCAGCCCGGCCGTTCCCGGTCAGAAGGACTGGGCCGGACTTTCCGCGGATGCAAAGGCCGACTATGCAGACCGCATGCAAACGCATGCGGCGATGATTCATCGCATTGATATAGAGGTCGGGCGCGTACTCGCTAAAATTGAATCCATGGGCCGACTCGATAATACTATCATCATGTTCCTTTCGGATAACGGAGCTGATAATAGCGACGCGTCCTACACCACCGACACCAACGCAACCCGTCCCGACACCACCAGCCAGACTTCCTATGTCCTGATCGGCACCGAGTGGGCCAACGTCGCCGACACTCCGTTCCGGCTTCACAAAAACACCGTATATGAGGGCGGTACGCACACCTCGTGCATTCTGGCATGGCCCGGCCTGCTGCCGGCATCCCGGCAGGGCGAGTGGAACCCCACACTGGCGCACGTTATGGATATTCTCCCCACCTTCCTCGAAGCTGCAAATATCACCCTGCCTTCCAATATCGAAGGCAAGAGCCTTAAACCCGTTGTACAGACTGGAACGCGTACCGGCGGCGCCGCACACGCCTATTTGGCGGGGCAGTACTCTGAAACCCTCACTCTTCGTCAGGGTGATTACAAAATCGTCTCTTTCGAAGGCCGGAACTGGGGCCTCTACAACCTCGCCACCGACCCGACTGAAATCCACGACCTTTCCGCCAACCCTGCCTATGCAACAACCCTCGCCGCACTGGTCGCCTCCTACGATGATTGGGCCACCAAAGGGGGTACAACGGTTCGCATATGGGCAAACAGTAACCAGGGCCAACTGGGAAGTTATGACGGCGGCCCAGCTGTCGTCGGTGCCAAACCCGTTCCCGGCAACGGCGGCGCGATCACCATGAGCGGCAATAATATCACCTTTACTGCCGCCACCGATGCGGAAAGCCCGCAGTCCGCCCTCGAATATTCGGCCTTTTACAGCTATCGCAACGATCTGACCACCGTTGATGACGTACTCGCCTGGGCTATACCCATCTCCAGCGGATGGGTTCTCAACACGACGTCCCTCGGCGGAATCCAATATAAACCCATCGCCGGCGGTCAAACCGTCTATCCGTATGTTCTTGTGGCCGATCCGCAGAAAAACCGCGCCGTGTACGGACCCGGAACCTATACGGTTCCTGTGTCAGGAAATATCCCTGTCCCCGGAAAAATCACCGCTATCACACCGGTCGAACCTTCATCGGTCACTGTCACATGGACACAAGGCACCGACGCCCAGGATGCCACGTTGTCCTACGCGCTCATCACCTCCGACCAGAACAATATCGATACCGTTCGCAAGGCCCTCACCTACGGAAATTTCGTAACTCCATTTACCCTGGGTCTCACCACGGCCACCGCATTCAACGTTCCTCGCGGCACCAACTATTTCGCAGTGCTCGTGCGTGATACCGATCGCAACATCGTGATCACCCCGCTGGATTCCGCGGTGTCTTCCTCCTCCGCGAAACTGACGATCGGCGCATGCTCGACCTACGCCGACTATGTCGCCCGGCGCGGTTCTCCATCGGGACTGACCGATCCGTCCGGCGATGCAAACGGCAACGGCTTGCGCAATATCGTCGAATACAGCCTGGGTGCCGACCCGCTCGCCTCAGGAGCCTCTCCAACCATTACAGCCCTCGAAGGCACTCCGGGAGACCGCCGACTTGTTTTCTCCGCCGACCGCGACCGGCAGGATATCCGCTACCGCGTCGTCGCCAACTCCAGCCTCAACTTCATTGGAGACCGCACGGTTCTGTTCGACTCCGGCACTACGCCGTGGAGCTTTAACGCCGCCGGTAAAGCTGTCGTCCCCGACCCCGGCGCATTCTCCCGCCGCTACATCCGCCTCGAAGTGGAAAACCTCCGGCCGTAG
- a CDS encoding citramalate synthase has product MSTKKIAIYDTTLRDGAQAEGVSFSAVAKVQVAKRLDEFGVGYIEGGFAASNPKDMEFFRLIKKEPLKNAKVAAFGSTRRANTPPEQDKGLAALLEADTPVCTIFGKSWLLHVIEVLQTTPEENLAMIADSVRFLKAHGKEVIYDAEHFFDGYKDSPEYAMAALKAAADAGADCLVLCETNGGALPHEVATITAAVVKAFKTPVGIHTHNDGELGVANALAAVQVGAVHVQGTINGIGERVGNCNLSSVIPNLMLKMGYTCLAKAENLKQLRALSQFVYEQANMRSYTKQAFVGDSAFAHKAGMHVDGVRKVSRSFEHIVPESVGNSRRILISELSGASNVFLKAIEMGLELDRKSPEVREVLKQLEQMEKDGYEYESADASFQMLIKKVLNKHQSFFDLKSFSVTVNKQGAGSGCSSEANVKLSVGGQDVSSNGTGDGPVDALNHALRDALVKFYPAIADVALIDYSVRILDPEEATAAKTRVLIESSDGEKTWGTVGVSENIIEASWEALVDSVEYKLFLEEEKAKK; this is encoded by the coding sequence ATGAGTACGAAAAAAATCGCCATTTATGACACGACGTTGCGCGACGGCGCACAGGCGGAAGGGGTTTCCTTCTCCGCCGTCGCCAAGGTGCAGGTTGCCAAACGCCTCGACGAATTCGGTGTCGGTTACATCGAAGGCGGGTTCGCCGCGTCCAATCCGAAAGACATGGAGTTTTTTCGCCTGATTAAGAAGGAACCCCTCAAGAACGCCAAGGTTGCGGCCTTCGGTTCAACCCGTCGCGCCAATACGCCGCCGGAGCAGGATAAAGGCCTCGCCGCGCTGCTGGAGGCCGATACACCGGTTTGCACCATCTTCGGCAAAAGCTGGCTTCTGCACGTGATCGAAGTGCTTCAAACGACGCCGGAGGAAAATCTGGCAATGATCGCTGACAGCGTCCGGTTCCTGAAAGCGCACGGCAAAGAGGTGATCTACGATGCCGAGCACTTTTTCGACGGCTACAAAGACAGTCCGGAATATGCCATGGCCGCGTTGAAAGCCGCGGCGGATGCCGGAGCCGACTGTCTCGTGCTTTGCGAAACCAATGGCGGCGCGCTTCCGCATGAAGTGGCAACCATTACCGCCGCTGTGGTGAAGGCGTTTAAAACGCCGGTCGGCATCCACACTCACAACGACGGCGAACTCGGCGTGGCGAACGCGCTGGCCGCAGTACAGGTTGGTGCTGTGCATGTGCAGGGGACGATCAATGGCATTGGCGAACGGGTCGGTAATTGCAACCTGAGTTCCGTTATCCCGAATCTCATGTTGAAGATGGGTTACACCTGCCTGGCAAAGGCGGAAAACCTGAAACAGCTCCGCGCGCTTTCGCAGTTTGTTTATGAACAGGCCAATATGCGTTCCTACACCAAGCAGGCGTTCGTCGGCGACAGTGCGTTCGCCCACAAGGCGGGAATGCATGTGGACGGCGTACGCAAGGTGTCGCGCAGCTTTGAACACATTGTTCCCGAATCGGTTGGTAACAGTCGTCGTATCCTGATCTCCGAGCTGTCGGGTGCCAGCAATGTTTTCCTGAAAGCCATTGAAATGGGGCTGGAACTCGACCGGAAGTCGCCGGAAGTGCGCGAGGTGCTGAAGCAACTCGAGCAGATGGAGAAGGACGGCTACGAATATGAATCGGCTGACGCGTCGTTCCAGATGTTGATTAAGAAGGTGCTCAATAAGCATCAGTCATTTTTCGATCTCAAGAGTTTCAGTGTGACGGTTAATAAACAGGGCGCCGGTTCAGGCTGTTCCTCTGAAGCGAACGTCAAGCTGAGTGTCGGCGGACAGGATGTTTCGTCAAACGGCACCGGCGACGGACCGGTCGATGCGCTCAATCACGCTTTGCGCGATGCGCTGGTTAAATTTTATCCCGCGATTGCCGATGTTGCGCTGATCGACTACTCGGTGCGCATCCTCGACCCGGAAGAAGCGACGGCGGCCAAGACCCGCGTGCTGATCGAGTCGAGCGACGGCGAAAAAACGTGGGGCACGGTCGGCGTTTCGGAAAACATTATCGAAGCGTCGTGGGAAGCGCTGGTCGACAGCGTGGAGTACAAGCTGTTCCTCGAAGAGGAAAAGGCGAAGAAGTAA
- a CDS encoding valine--tRNA ligase, whose protein sequence is MSELPKNYEPAGVEAKWYAKWLEDKAFSAQPDAGKEPWTIVIPPPNVTGILHMGHALNNTIQDVLIRQKRMQGKNALWVPGTDHAGIATQNVVERKLAKEGKSRHDFSREDFLKHVWAWKEEYGNTITGQLKKLGSSCDWERERFTMDEGLSKAVLEVFCRLYDKKLIYRGNRIINWCPRCTTALSDEESEHVETEGALYYIRYAVKDEKRKIVVATTRPETMLGDVAVAVSPRDKRYSSLVGKTLILPILGREIPVVADEFVDPAFGTGCVKVTPAHDPNDFEIGLRHKLAPVNVMDDHGVMNEAAGPYAGMDRFECRKQLVEDLKHGGLIEKIDKHMHAVGHCYRCATVVEPRLSPQWFVKMQPLAVPAIEAVRDGRIKFVPERWNKVYLDWMENIRDWCISRQIWWGHRIPVFYCDACGHEWAAREVPGSCPVCGVKDIRQDEDVLDTWFSSWLWPFSVFGWPEQTADLKHFYPTKSLVTASEIIFFWVARMIMAGCEFMGEIPFDTVYIHGTVRDDQGRKMSKSLGNSIDPLNIIDKYSADALRFSLMMLTATGQDVYINDEKFELGRNFCTKIWNAARFMQMNATGQTINPDKIDFSKMTLSPDDQHILAKLGEAVRNTEDSLARHRFNDAALAMYDFMWHHYCDWYVEYSKSVFRGEDVQRKQEVEQVMHYVFSNAIRLLHPFVPFITEELWHGMGYNGSCESIQTAPWPKAHSYEELSAWGVQRGTVEYVDAKHDLIRVGRTLRTDYNLTPKQQAKFYIRPAQERTGKLLCEDIASVSSLLGAESIGIDRDFTPEGAMPSGISQLGTVYMSIEGLVDTDAEIAKLKKQIEVVENGITGITKKLSNENFVSRAPAEVVAGEEKRKAELIEKREKLQKLIETLSV, encoded by the coding sequence ATGAGCGAATTGCCGAAGAATTATGAGCCCGCCGGAGTTGAGGCGAAGTGGTATGCGAAATGGCTGGAGGATAAAGCCTTCAGCGCACAGCCGGACGCGGGCAAAGAGCCGTGGACGATTGTCATTCCGCCGCCGAATGTGACCGGTATTCTGCATATGGGTCACGCGCTGAATAACACGATTCAGGATGTGCTGATCCGTCAAAAGCGCATGCAGGGCAAGAACGCGCTGTGGGTTCCGGGCACCGACCACGCCGGTATCGCGACGCAGAATGTCGTTGAACGCAAGCTGGCCAAAGAGGGTAAGAGCCGTCACGATTTTTCGCGGGAAGATTTTCTGAAGCATGTCTGGGCGTGGAAGGAAGAGTACGGCAATACGATCACCGGTCAGCTCAAGAAGCTCGGCTCGTCGTGCGACTGGGAGCGCGAGCGCTTCACGATGGACGAAGGATTGAGCAAGGCCGTTCTCGAAGTTTTCTGCCGCCTGTACGATAAGAAACTGATTTACCGCGGCAACCGTATCATTAACTGGTGTCCGCGCTGTACGACAGCGCTTTCCGACGAAGAGAGCGAGCACGTCGAAACCGAAGGCGCGCTGTATTACATCCGTTACGCCGTCAAAGATGAGAAGCGCAAGATTGTTGTCGCCACGACACGGCCTGAAACGATGCTCGGCGATGTGGCCGTCGCGGTCAGTCCGCGCGATAAACGCTACAGTAGCTTAGTCGGCAAGACGCTGATTCTTCCGATTCTTGGCAGAGAAATTCCGGTCGTCGCCGACGAGTTTGTCGATCCGGCGTTTGGTACCGGTTGCGTCAAGGTGACACCGGCGCACGATCCGAATGACTTTGAAATCGGTTTGCGACATAAGCTTGCGCCGGTCAACGTAATGGACGATCACGGCGTCATGAACGAAGCGGCCGGGCCGTATGCCGGAATGGATCGTTTTGAGTGCCGCAAGCAGCTGGTCGAAGATTTAAAACACGGCGGGCTGATCGAAAAAATCGACAAGCACATGCACGCCGTCGGCCACTGCTACCGCTGTGCCACCGTCGTCGAGCCGCGCCTTTCGCCGCAGTGGTTCGTTAAAATGCAGCCGCTGGCCGTGCCGGCGATTGAAGCGGTGCGCGACGGACGCATCAAGTTTGTGCCGGAACGCTGGAATAAGGTTTACCTCGACTGGATGGAAAATATCCGCGACTGGTGTATCTCGCGCCAGATCTGGTGGGGCCACCGAATTCCGGTTTTCTATTGCGATGCCTGCGGTCATGAATGGGCCGCGCGGGAAGTTCCCGGAAGCTGTCCGGTGTGCGGTGTAAAAGATATCCGGCAGGACGAAGACGTTCTCGACACATGGTTCTCGTCGTGGCTCTGGCCGTTTAGTGTGTTCGGCTGGCCGGAACAGACCGCCGACCTGAAACACTTTTATCCGACTAAATCGCTGGTGACTGCCTCGGAAATTATTTTCTTCTGGGTGGCGCGCATGATTATGGCGGGTTGTGAATTCATGGGTGAGATTCCGTTCGACACGGTTTATATCCACGGCACCGTGCGCGACGATCAGGGTCGCAAGATGAGCAAGAGCCTTGGCAACTCCATCGATCCGCTTAACATCATCGATAAATACAGCGCCGACGCGCTGCGCTTTAGTCTGATGATGCTGACGGCGACCGGACAGGATGTTTACATCAACGATGAAAAATTCGAATTGGGCCGCAACTTCTGCACGAAGATATGGAACGCCGCGCGCTTTATGCAGATGAATGCCACCGGACAGACGATCAATCCGGACAAGATTGATTTCAGCAAGATGACGCTCAGCCCCGACGATCAGCACATCCTCGCCAAGCTGGGCGAAGCGGTTCGCAACACCGAAGACAGTCTGGCGCGTCACCGCTTTAACGACGCTGCGCTGGCGATGTACGACTTCATGTGGCATCACTACTGCGACTGGTATGTCGAATATTCTAAGAGCGTGTTCCGTGGCGAAGACGTACAGCGTAAACAGGAAGTTGAGCAGGTGATGCACTATGTCTTCTCGAACGCCATCCGGCTGCTGCATCCGTTCGTTCCGTTCATCACCGAGGAATTGTGGCACGGCATGGGGTATAACGGTTCCTGTGAATCCATTCAGACGGCACCGTGGCCGAAGGCGCATTCGTATGAAGAGTTAAGCGCGTGGGGCGTACAGCGCGGCACCGTCGAATATGTCGATGCCAAGCACGACCTCATTCGCGTTGGTCGCACATTGCGTACCGACTACAACCTGACACCGAAACAGCAGGCGAAGTTTTATATCCGCCCGGCGCAGGAGCGCACCGGTAAACTGCTTTGCGAAGACATCGCTTCGGTTTCGTCGCTACTCGGCGCGGAATCCATTGGCATCGACCGCGACTTCACGCCGGAGGGCGCGATGCCCAGCGGAATCAGCCAGCTCGGCACGGTTTATATGTCCATCGAAGGACTGGTGGACACCGATGCCGAAATCGCGAAGCTGAAAAAGCAGATCGAAGTGGTCGAGAACGGCATCACGGGAATCACCAAAAAACTTTCGAACGAAAACTTTGTCAGCCGGGCTCCGGCGGAAGTGGTCGCCGGTGAGGAAAAGCGTAAAGCCGAGCTGATCGAGAAGCGCGAAAAACTCCAGAAGCTGATTGAGACACTTTCCGTCTGA
- the lipA gene encoding lipoyl synthase, whose protein sequence is MSTLKPKAQRLPKWMRRPIATDQNYPDVSKLLESLQLNTVCASAKCPNRHECWNRGTATVMILGNTCTRNCRFCNVNTGRPDPVDAGEPARVAEAAKRLNLKHIVITSVTRDDLPDGGAGAFAETIRVVQEAMPEASVEVLTPDFIEHLDIVLDAQPNIFNHNLETVERLQAVIRPQASYEKSLATLRHAAERGGVQVKSGLMLGLGETDEEILQCLKDLYAAGVRLLTLGQYLAPTREHYPVERYISPEHFDELAVKARLMGFEGVAAGPLVRSSYRADELARNRDNG, encoded by the coding sequence ATGAGTACACTCAAACCCAAAGCACAGCGGTTGCCGAAATGGATGCGGCGGCCGATCGCGACGGATCAGAACTATCCGGACGTGAGTAAACTTTTGGAGAGTCTTCAGCTGAATACGGTTTGCGCCAGCGCGAAGTGTCCGAACCGCCACGAGTGCTGGAACCGCGGCACGGCGACTGTGATGATTCTGGGTAATACCTGCACGCGCAACTGCCGCTTTTGCAATGTGAATACCGGACGGCCTGATCCAGTTGATGCCGGCGAACCGGCGCGGGTTGCCGAGGCGGCTAAACGGCTGAATCTGAAACATATCGTGATCACCAGTGTGACGCGCGATGATCTGCCCGACGGCGGCGCGGGAGCTTTTGCAGAGACGATCCGGGTCGTACAGGAAGCGATGCCGGAAGCGTCGGTTGAAGTGCTGACGCCGGATTTTATAGAGCATCTGGATATTGTTCTGGATGCGCAGCCGAATATTTTTAATCACAACCTTGAAACGGTCGAGCGGTTGCAGGCGGTGATTCGTCCGCAGGCGAGCTATGAAAAGTCGCTGGCCACCTTGCGTCACGCGGCGGAACGGGGCGGCGTTCAAGTGAAGTCGGGGCTGATGCTCGGCCTCGGCGAAACCGATGAAGAGATTCTCCAATGCCTGAAAGATCTGTATGCGGCGGGTGTGCGTCTGCTGACGCTGGGACAGTATCTGGCACCGACGCGTGAACATTATCCGGTTGAACGCTATATTTCTCCGGAACATTTTGATGAACTGGCGGTGAAAGCGCGGTTGATGGGATTTGAAGGCGTGGCAGCGGGACCGCTGGTGCGTTCTTCCTACCGGGCTGACGAGCTGGCGCGTAACAGGGACAACGGCTGA
- a CDS encoding glycosyltransferase family 2 protein translates to MATISQHKEVEKIAILIPAFCEERTVGEVVAQALVCVPDVIVVDDASTDETAARAEAAGAKVIRRKVNGGKGAALTEGFKYVLAKGFDAVIALDADGFHDPAEISKFLETYYRTHLPVLIGNRMADARRIPAVRRGTIRMMSFWLDRLLGVYVPDPPCGFRFYRCDVLPFILEEHSSLPSEFETLLNIASRRIRVGSVRVTKPPKRHKSLIAPFRDLIRFFRVLRKYHKKIRKPQKKIRLIEEEV, encoded by the coding sequence ATGGCAACGATTTCACAGCATAAAGAGGTCGAAAAGATCGCGATACTGATTCCGGCGTTTTGCGAGGAGCGAACAGTCGGTGAGGTTGTCGCTCAGGCTTTGGTCTGCGTACCGGATGTGATTGTGGTGGACGATGCGTCGACGGACGAAACAGCCGCCCGCGCCGAAGCTGCCGGAGCAAAAGTGATCCGTCGCAAAGTGAATGGCGGTAAAGGGGCCGCGCTGACGGAGGGATTCAAGTACGTTCTTGCGAAGGGATTCGATGCCGTAATCGCTCTGGACGCCGACGGGTTTCATGATCCGGCTGAAATTTCAAAATTTCTGGAAACCTATTACCGGACTCATCTGCCGGTGCTGATCGGTAATCGTATGGCGGACGCCCGGCGCATTCCGGCGGTACGCCGCGGGACAATCCGGATGATGAGTTTCTGGCTCGATCGTTTGCTGGGCGTTTATGTTCCCGATCCGCCGTGCGGCTTTCGTTTTTACCGGTGCGACGTACTGCCTTTTATTCTCGAAGAACACTCTTCGCTTCCGTCCGAGTTTGAAACCCTGCTCAATATCGCTTCCCGCCGTATCCGTGTCGGTTCAGTCCGTGTTACCAAGCCGCCAAAACGCCATAAGAGTCTGATTGCCCCGTTCCGCGATTTGATCCGGTTTTTCCGGGTGCTTCGTAAATACCATAAAAAAATACGCAAGCCTCAGAAAAAGATCCGGCTGATCGAAGAGGAAGTATAG
- a CDS encoding exopolysaccharide biosynthesis protein, producing MTDSLGEKLQVIIGNLPSGGVTLAEIRDLVGQDGLLLLTAFLTLIFMVPVSIPGVSTVFGAAILLIGVCRLLGRNLWIPKRIAQRVLPSDKLRAGLNQGSVWVHRLERISRPHRLKWLTSAGVTDTINNCSLIAGAVLLMAPFGLIPFSNTLPALALLFFAIGLLQRDGLCILLGHLSNIVTVIYFVILVVGGSAAIRELFRHIIGKAS from the coding sequence ATGACGGACTCTCTCGGGGAGAAACTTCAGGTTATAATCGGGAATCTGCCGTCGGGCGGAGTGACATTGGCCGAGATCCGGGATCTTGTCGGACAGGACGGACTGTTGCTTCTTACCGCGTTCCTTACACTTATTTTCATGGTTCCTGTTTCGATTCCGGGTGTCAGCACCGTGTTCGGCGCCGCAATCCTGTTGATAGGCGTCTGCCGTCTTCTCGGACGCAATCTGTGGATACCGAAGCGGATTGCGCAGCGCGTACTGCCGTCCGATAAACTCCGCGCCGGACTTAATCAGGGAAGCGTGTGGGTACATCGTCTGGAACGCATAAGCCGCCCTCACCGCCTGAAATGGCTGACTTCTGCCGGGGTGACAGACACCATAAACAACTGTTCACTGATCGCCGGAGCTGTTCTGCTCATGGCGCCTTTCGGACTGATTCCCTTCAGCAACACCCTGCCCGCTCTTGCGTTGTTGTTTTTCGCAATCGGGCTCCTGCAACGCGACGGCCTTTGCATCCTGCTGGGGCATCTTTCCAACATCGTCACGGTTATCTACTTCGTCATTCTCGTAGTCGGCGGCAGCGCGGCCATCCGCGAGTTGTTTCGGCACATTATCGGCAAGGCATCATAA
- a CDS encoding NifU family protein has translation MNDAEILEAVEKIFEEEINPALAGHGGGATITTVKDGKVYVELQGGCRGCMGARMTMKNGIERLLKEKVPAVQEVIDATNHG, from the coding sequence ATGAACGATGCTGAAATACTCGAAGCGGTAGAGAAAATTTTTGAAGAAGAAATCAATCCGGCGCTGGCTGGCCACGGCGGCGGTGCTACGATCACGACCGTCAAAGACGGCAAAGTTTACGTGGAACTGCAGGGCGGATGCCGCGGTTGCATGGGTGCGCGGATGACGATGAAAAACGGCATCGAACGTCTTCTCAAAGAAAAAGTTCCTGCGGTTCAGGAAGTCATTGATGCTACCAACCACGGCTAA
- a CDS encoding DUF2179 domain-containing protein: MNWHILLIGLLIFCARIVDVSIGTIRTIVTVQGRTRFAFVLGFIEVTLWVTIISTIVKQIYGAPVLAIFYGLGFATGNVVGIALERKIALGHLALRVFTRKAGAVLATQLRNTGQVVTTFEGEGRDGPVTELLIVCRRRDIKWILDLIKAEDPDAFYIIEQAREVSHLQMPVYEEPSGWRAVLKK; the protein is encoded by the coding sequence TTGAATTGGCATATTCTATTGATCGGGCTTTTGATTTTCTGCGCCCGCATCGTGGATGTTTCTATTGGAACGATCCGTACGATTGTCACGGTGCAGGGCCGCACGCGGTTTGCGTTCGTGCTGGGATTCATAGAAGTCACTCTTTGGGTGACGATTATTTCAACCATCGTAAAACAGATTTACGGCGCACCCGTGCTGGCAATTTTTTACGGACTTGGCTTCGCCACCGGCAACGTCGTAGGGATTGCTCTGGAGCGGAAAATTGCGCTCGGCCATCTGGCTCTGCGAGTTTTCACCCGAAAAGCCGGGGCGGTCCTTGCCACGCAGTTGCGGAATACCGGTCAGGTTGTGACGACGTTTGAAGGCGAGGGGCGCGATGGCCCGGTAACCGAACTGCTGATTGTCTGCCGCCGCCGGGACATCAAATGGATTCTTGATCTCATCAAAGCGGAAGACCCCGACGCCTTCTATATTATCGAACAGGCTCGCGAAGTCAGTCATCTGCAAATGCCGGTCTACGAAGAACCGTCCGGCTGGCGAGCCGTCCTTAAAAAGTAA
- the fucU gene encoding L-fucose mutarotase yields MLKGISPVISPELLKIMAEMGHGDELILADAHFPGHTFCKRIVRADGLRIPALLEGILPLFELDSYADPLIMMAAVKGDKLDPKVEAAYMKAVRKSAPDAPDVKRIDRFAFYDRAEKAFACVMTGELAKYGNIILKKGVTPVSA; encoded by the coding sequence ATGCTCAAAGGAATTTCACCGGTTATCAGTCCGGAATTATTGAAGATTATGGCCGAGATGGGTCATGGAGATGAATTGATTCTAGCCGATGCTCATTTCCCGGGGCATACGTTCTGTAAAAGGATTGTGCGAGCTGACGGGTTACGCATCCCGGCTCTGCTGGAGGGAATCCTTCCGTTGTTCGAGTTGGACAGTTATGCAGACCCGCTCATTATGATGGCCGCTGTCAAAGGCGATAAGCTTGACCCGAAAGTGGAAGCCGCTTACATGAAGGCTGTCCGGAAATCCGCACCCGATGCGCCGGATGTCAAACGCATCGACCGTTTTGCCTTCTATGACCGGGCGGAAAAAGCCTTTGCCTGTGTCATGACCGGTGAGCTCGCCAAATACGGCAACATCATCCTTAAAAAAGGCGTCACGCCGGTGTCGGCGTAG